One part of the Candidatus Zixiibacteriota bacterium genome encodes these proteins:
- a CDS encoding heavy metal-associated domain-containing protein, whose translation MSENKRMVLKIAGMHCNGCAMSVTRVLKKVTGVVSAEVHLSSNTAVVEAGEDVTLDALTAAVKKAGYKAEGA comes from the coding sequence ATGTCTGAAAATAAACGAATGGTTCTGAAAATCGCCGGCATGCACTGCAACGGTTGCGCCATGTCCGTAACCCGGGTGCTGAAGAAAGTGACCGGGGTGGTGAGCGCCGAGGTACATCTTTCGTCAAACACGGCGGTGGTGGAAGCGGGAGAGGATGTGACATTGGACGCCCTGACCGCGGCCGTAAAGAAAGCAGGGTACAAGGCAGAGGGGGCATGA
- a CDS encoding DUF6125 family protein, translating to MNPHLKSLDRETLEAMLVDFAKNWLAHDGLWFQAVERECSMATAIKLDTEAWAEFTRIEAKRIMERHKIPPGGGLEALKKALGFRLYAFLNEQSITEETQNYFVFKMVDCRVQSARKRKNLPLFPCKSVGIVEYTEFARAIDPRIKTECLGCPPDETDRDFYCGWRFSI from the coding sequence ATGAACCCTCATTTAAAATCTCTCGACCGCGAAACCCTTGAAGCGATGCTGGTCGATTTTGCCAAAAACTGGCTTGCTCACGACGGCCTCTGGTTTCAGGCGGTCGAAAGAGAATGCAGCATGGCAACCGCTATCAAGCTCGATACCGAAGCCTGGGCGGAATTCACCCGAATCGAAGCCAAGCGGATAATGGAGCGGCACAAAATCCCTCCAGGCGGCGGACTGGAGGCCCTCAAGAAAGCGCTCGGGTTCCGCCTGTACGCCTTTCTCAACGAGCAGTCTATCACCGAAGAAACTCAAAACTATTTCGTCTTCAAAATGGTCGATTGCCGTGTCCAATCGGCACGGAAGCGGAAGAACCTTCCCCTCTTCCCCTGTAAATCGGTCGGCATCGTGGAATATACCGAATTTGCCCGCGCCATCGACCCGCGCATCAAGACGGAATGTCTGGGCTGCCCTCCTGATGAGACCGACCGCGACTTCTATTGCGGCTGGCGCTTTTCGATTTGA
- a CDS encoding glycine--tRNA ligase encodes MAKKNPNDDKMERLVSLCKRRGFVFPSSEIYGGLNSCWDYGPLGAELKRNIKTFWWEAMTARRDDIEGLDAAILMHPQVWVTSGHVAEFHDPLVDCKSCKARFRADDVAGKKNCPNCGNATLTDARQFNLMFKTFMGPVEDNSSVVYLRPETAQGIYVNFLNVKNSSRQKIPFGIAQIGKAFRNEITPGNFIFRTREFEQMEMQFFIHPSEDEKWFEYWREQRWNWYLELGIKKEKIRWHEHGPGELAHYAKKAYDIEYEFPFGWKELEGIHNRTDFDLSRHQQATGKDLTYFDQRFTEKFVPFIIETSAGCDRTLLTVLIDAYDEDSSRGEKSSVLRFSPRIAPIKAAVFPLVNKDGMPEIAEKIFHDLKKKFKVFYDDSGSVGRRYARMDEAGCPFCITVDGQTKEDETVTIRDRDTMVQERYKIAELEDIIGKKIG; translated from the coding sequence ATGGCAAAGAAAAATCCAAATGACGACAAGATGGAGCGGCTGGTCTCGCTGTGCAAACGGCGCGGTTTTGTCTTTCCCTCATCCGAAATCTACGGCGGACTGAATTCCTGCTGGGATTACGGCCCGCTCGGAGCGGAACTGAAACGGAATATCAAGACCTTCTGGTGGGAGGCGATGACCGCCCGCCGGGATGATATCGAAGGGCTCGATGCCGCGATACTGATGCATCCGCAGGTCTGGGTGACCTCGGGACATGTGGCGGAGTTTCATGACCCGCTGGTCGATTGCAAGAGTTGCAAAGCCCGCTTCCGCGCCGATGATGTCGCGGGGAAGAAGAATTGTCCCAACTGCGGGAACGCGACCCTCACCGACGCTCGTCAGTTCAACCTGATGTTCAAGACCTTTATGGGACCGGTGGAAGATAATTCATCGGTGGTCTATCTCCGTCCCGAAACCGCCCAGGGAATTTATGTCAATTTTCTGAATGTCAAGAATTCCTCGCGGCAGAAGATTCCGTTCGGAATCGCGCAGATTGGGAAGGCGTTTCGCAACGAAATTACGCCGGGGAATTTCATTTTCCGGACCCGCGAGTTCGAGCAGATGGAGATGCAGTTTTTTATCCACCCCTCAGAAGACGAGAAATGGTTTGAGTACTGGCGGGAGCAGCGCTGGAACTGGTATCTGGAGCTGGGGATAAAGAAAGAAAAGATTCGCTGGCATGAGCATGGGCCCGGCGAACTGGCGCATTATGCCAAAAAGGCGTACGATATCGAATATGAGTTTCCTTTCGGCTGGAAAGAGCTGGAAGGGATTCATAACCGGACCGACTTTGACCTCTCGCGTCATCAGCAGGCGACCGGAAAAGACTTGACCTATTTTGACCAGCGGTTCACCGAGAAATTTGTCCCTTTTATCATAGAGACCTCGGCCGGCTGCGACAGAACATTGCTGACGGTGTTGATTGATGCCTATGACGAGGACTCCTCAAGAGGAGAAAAGAGCTCGGTGCTTCGCTTCTCCCCCAGAATTGCGCCGATAAAAGCGGCGGTCTTCCCACTTGTCAATAAGGACGGGATGCCGGAGATTGCCGAGAAGATTTTTCATGACCTCAAGAAAAAATTCAAGGTTTTCTATGACGATTCCGGGTCGGTGGGACGTCGGTACGCCCGGATGGATGAGGCCGGGTGTCCGTTCTGCATTACCGTTGACGGGCAGACCAAGGAGGATGAGACGGTGACGATTCGCGACCGGGATACAATGGTGCAGGAGCGTTACAAGATAGCGGAGCTGGAGGATATAATAGGAAAGAAGATAGGTTAG
- a CDS encoding septum formation initiator family protein yields MRRKSRRTEFGGIDMAPLSRLSNNEKRMRRLMFRLLLILSVIFIVYAVFNSNSGFIQIYKLKKAQNELIATNHRLLVKLMNAEITKRRLHDDIGYLEYIARSKYNMSLPGEVIYRITE; encoded by the coding sequence ATGAGGCGGAAAAGCAGGAGAACTGAATTCGGCGGTATCGATATGGCGCCCCTGAGCCGACTGTCGAACAATGAAAAACGTATGCGGCGGCTTATGTTTCGCCTGCTTCTGATATTATCCGTCATCTTTATCGTCTATGCCGTCTTCAACAGCAACAGCGGCTTTATCCAGATTTACAAACTGAAAAAGGCGCAAAACGAACTAATAGCGACTAATCATCGGTTGCTGGTTAAACTGATGAATGCCGAGATCACCAAGAGAAGACTTCACGACGATATCGGGTATCTGGAATATATCGCCCGCAGCAAGTATAACATGTCGCTTCCCGGCGAAGTAATCTATCGCATAACTGAATAG
- a CDS encoding prolyl oligopeptidase family serine peptidase: MKFLRQFQAIIFLMLLVCPSCLRAQENVTTTDDPYLWLEEVQGDKALDWVKSHDEATMQAFQNDTNFLSFQKEALKILNADDRIPYGSYRGGYIYNFWQDEEHVRGILRRTTLVEYKKTEPEWETLLDIDKLNQDEGKSWVYAGSYSVPPAYDRCLVMLSDGGRDAVQIRELDYSTRSFVKDGFYLPVAKSGALWLDSNTLIIDTDFGPGSLTESGYPRIVKLWKRGTTLPEAVTLLEGEETDVSASAYVVHRPEGNVMYVSRNVSFWESKRWLVDEKMEKTEIPIPDDAEIETFFKGYMIVRLFSDWLGFQEGSLIALKTSDLSAEDMQSRIELIYAPDEISTIKGVSTSEDYLLVSILNNVKGKLLYFKLPVTGERQWRKGEVRLPEAGSIGVQSTNNFTNIVLVTYEDFLSPTKLYLLQDPESNPEEIKSLPDWFDAANMQVAQYEAKSKDGTIIPYFLVSKKDLSLNSQNPTLLYGYGGFRSSQTPYYSRMQGKFWLEKGGVFALANIRGGGEFGPKWHKAALLENRQKSFDDFIAVAEDLIARKITSPRNLGIMGGSNGGLLVGAVFTQRPELFNAIVCQVPLLDMIRYTKLGAGASWVGEYGDPAIPEQRAFIERYSPYQNLKPGVKYPQALFVTSTLDDRVHPGHARKMAARMEELGNQVYFYEETEGGHGASADNIQRAKRHALEYSYLVRMLFN; this comes from the coding sequence ATGAAATTTCTCCGTCAATTCCAAGCAATTATCTTTCTGATGCTTCTGGTATGCCCATCATGTCTACGGGCGCAGGAGAATGTAACAACAACAGATGACCCTTACCTCTGGCTGGAAGAAGTACAAGGGGATAAGGCGCTGGATTGGGTGAAGAGCCATGATGAGGCGACCATGCAGGCGTTCCAGAATGACACCAATTTCCTAAGTTTCCAGAAAGAAGCGCTCAAGATTCTCAATGCCGACGACCGGATACCATACGGCTCCTACCGTGGAGGATATATCTACAATTTCTGGCAGGACGAAGAACATGTGCGAGGAATATTGAGGCGGACGACGCTGGTGGAGTATAAGAAGACAGAACCGGAGTGGGAAACGCTTCTCGACATCGACAAATTGAATCAAGACGAAGGGAAAAGCTGGGTGTACGCCGGCTCGTACAGCGTGCCGCCGGCATACGACAGGTGTCTGGTGATGCTTTCTGACGGCGGGCGGGATGCGGTTCAGATTCGCGAGTTAGATTACAGCACCAGGAGTTTCGTGAAGGATGGTTTCTATCTTCCGGTTGCCAAGAGCGGCGCACTCTGGCTTGACAGCAACACGCTTATTATCGACACCGATTTCGGTCCGGGATCTCTGACCGAATCAGGGTATCCCAGGATTGTCAAACTCTGGAAGAGAGGGACGACTCTGCCAGAGGCGGTGACTTTACTGGAAGGGGAAGAGACCGATGTTAGCGCTTCGGCTTATGTCGTGCATCGACCGGAAGGGAATGTCATGTATGTCAGCCGCAATGTTTCTTTCTGGGAATCGAAGCGATGGCTGGTCGATGAGAAGATGGAGAAGACTGAAATCCCGATACCAGATGACGCCGAAATCGAGACATTCTTCAAGGGGTATATGATAGTTAGACTGTTTTCCGATTGGCTGGGATTTCAGGAAGGGTCCCTGATCGCCTTGAAAACAAGCGACTTGAGTGCAGAAGACATGCAATCGAGGATTGAGCTAATTTATGCACCGGATGAGATAAGCACTATCAAGGGAGTCTCGACGAGCGAGGATTACCTGTTAGTCTCAATATTGAATAATGTGAAAGGGAAACTCCTCTATTTCAAATTACCCGTGACCGGTGAAAGACAGTGGAGAAAGGGGGAGGTGAGACTTCCCGAGGCCGGGTCGATAGGGGTTCAGTCGACCAATAATTTCACCAATATCGTATTGGTCACTTATGAGGATTTCCTCTCGCCAACAAAGCTGTATCTATTGCAGGATCCGGAGTCGAATCCGGAAGAGATAAAATCGCTGCCAGATTGGTTTGACGCGGCGAATATGCAGGTGGCTCAGTATGAAGCGAAGAGCAAAGATGGGACGATAATACCATACTTTCTGGTCTCGAAGAAAGACTTAAGCCTCAATTCCCAGAATCCAACTCTTCTTTACGGCTACGGTGGCTTCCGGAGCTCCCAAACGCCTTACTATTCAAGAATGCAAGGCAAATTCTGGCTTGAAAAGGGCGGGGTATTTGCGCTGGCAAACATCAGAGGGGGCGGTGAATTCGGCCCGAAATGGCACAAGGCGGCATTATTGGAGAACAGGCAGAAATCGTTCGATGACTTCATCGCCGTGGCGGAAGACTTGATAGCCCGAAAAATCACATCGCCGAGAAATCTGGGGATAATGGGCGGGAGCAACGGGGGATTGCTGGTTGGAGCGGTCTTCACGCAAAGACCGGAGTTATTCAATGCGATCGTCTGCCAGGTCCCGCTACTGGATATGATTAGGTATACGAAACTGGGAGCGGGAGCGTCCTGGGTGGGAGAGTACGGCGACCCGGCAATACCGGAGCAGAGAGCCTTTATCGAGAGATATTCACCGTATCAAAACCTTAAACCGGGAGTGAAGTATCCGCAAGCGCTATTCGTAACATCGACATTGGACGACCGGGTTCATCCGGGACATGCCCGGAAGATGGCGGCGCGAATGGAGGAGCTCGGTAATCAGGTCTATTTCTATGAAGAGACCGAAGGGGGACATGGCGCCTCGGCGGATAATATTCAACGGGCGAAACGGCATGCGCTGGAGTATTCTTACCTCGTGCGGATGCTATTCAATTAA
- the recO gene encoding DNA repair protein RecO, whose product MPQVRSEGIILKIVNWKENSRIVTFFTDNAGRQSIIDRGGRSFRSKRGRLQSFSLLDIGYFKSEKSGTGYLSDVEPLEQFSFEKEGTLGRLAFASAALEILNDLLAEDEPHPELYHLTVQFLRLTDRTPKGGLYGLFIAYFLKTLSYLGYRPNFAGCVACGRGKETALLKNGASEREFFLFSPERGGIVCPSCQMMGEYYIRLQFEHQEMIYSLQTASLAEAAAVRVRLGDGDEILELLTSFFKYQTEAKELKSLKFLEKLRKAKI is encoded by the coding sequence ATGCCCCAGGTTCGTTCCGAAGGGATCATCCTCAAAATAGTCAACTGGAAAGAGAACTCGCGGATTGTCACCTTTTTCACCGACAACGCCGGGAGGCAGTCGATAATTGACCGGGGGGGGCGCTCTTTTAGAAGCAAACGGGGGCGGCTGCAGAGTTTCAGCCTTCTGGATATCGGGTATTTCAAGTCGGAAAAATCGGGGACCGGGTATCTCTCCGATGTCGAGCCGCTGGAGCAGTTTTCATTTGAAAAAGAGGGGACTCTGGGTCGTCTGGCATTCGCCTCGGCGGCGCTGGAGATATTAAACGATTTGCTCGCCGAGGATGAGCCGCATCCGGAGCTGTACCATCTGACAGTTCAATTCTTACGGCTTACCGACAGAACGCCAAAGGGGGGGCTATATGGGCTTTTTATCGCTTATTTTCTGAAGACTCTCTCCTATCTGGGGTATCGTCCCAATTTCGCCGGCTGCGTGGCTTGCGGCAGAGGAAAAGAAACGGCCTTGCTGAAAAACGGCGCCTCGGAAAGGGAGTTCTTTCTCTTTTCGCCGGAACGGGGCGGGATAGTCTGCCCGTCTTGCCAAATGATGGGAGAGTATTATATTAGGCTTCAATTTGAGCATCAGGAGATGATTTATAGTCTGCAGACGGCGTCGCTGGCGGAAGCGGCGGCGGTAAGAGTGCGCCTTGGCGATGGTGATGAGATTCTGGAGTTGTTGACGTCGTTTTTTAAGTATCAGACCGAAGCGAAGGAGTTGAAGTCGCTGAAGTTTTTGGAGAAGTTGCGTAAAGCGAAAATATGA